Genomic window (Polaromonas sp. JS666):
GTCCGATCGCCTCGATGCGTTGGGCCGCTACCTGTATCAGCAAGAGGAGTTAAACCCCCCATGGAAAACAGTAAAAACAGCGAAGACGGCCAAGGAAGTCAAGGCAGCCAAGGTAGTGAAGCCAGCAGCCCCCAGGAGCGGCCGTCCGTCAACTTCATCCGGCACTACAAGGCCCCGCCCGAAAAAGTCTGGCGGGCCTGGACCGACCCGCAAGCATTAGTCCGCTGGTTCGGGCCCGACCCCGAAAGTGTGGTTTCGGTGGCCGACCTCGATGTGCGCGTCGGCGGCAGGTACCACATCCGGTTTGGCGCGCCCGGCGGCGAGGTGCATGACGTGAGCGGCGTGTACCAGGAGGTGGTGCCCTCCGAGAAGCTGGTTTTCAGCTGGGCCTGGAAGAGCACGCCCGAGCGTGTGTCGCAGGTTACGGTGATGCTGCGGCCCTGGGACGGCGGCACCAAACTGATCTTTGTCCATGAAAAGTTCTTCGACCAGGCCGCGCGCGATAGCCACAACCAGGGCTGGACGGGGGCCTTCGCCAGACTCGACCTTCTTTTCACCTGATATGCCAATCTACAGGAGACCACCATGCTCGCAAACAGAAACGCCATGGCCACCATCGCCGTCAAGGACATTGACGTGGCCCACAAGTTCTACGGAGGCACGCTGGGCCTTCAGCCCCTGGAGAGTTCGGAAAAAGGCGTGCTCAGCTACCAGAGCGGCGGCGCTACCGTGATTGTGTATGCCTCGCAATACGCCGGTACCAACCAGGCCACGTCGGCTACCTGGAGCGTGGGCGACGAGTTCGACAGCGTCATGCGGGCGCTGAAGGCCAAGGGCGTGGTGTTTGAACACTACGACCTGCCCGGGTTGACGCGGCAGGGCGATGCCCATGTAGCCGGCAGCTTCAAGGGTGCCTGGTTCAAGGACCCGGACGGCAACATCCTTCACATCGTTAACCGCTAAACCCCGCCCGGCCTTTTCACGCCAGACCATCTTTCAAGGAGCGCGCCAGTGAACAAGACAGTCAACAAAACAGTGAGCGAAAACTCCGCCATCCATGCCGTCGTCTCACCCGAAGAATGGGTGGCCGCCCGCCAGCACCTGCTTGCCCGGGAAAAGGAGTTCACCGCTCAGCGCGACCTGTTGAACGCCGAGCGGCGCAGGCTGCCCTGGGTGAAGGTTGACAAACCCTACGTGTTTGAGGGGCCCCAGGGCAGGCAGACCCTGGCCGACCTGTTTGAAGGGCGCAGCCAGCTGATCATTTACCACTTCATGTTCGGCCCGGGCTGGAAGGAGGGCTGCCCCAGCTGTTCGTTGCTGGCCGACCATCTGGACGGCGTGTTGACGCACATAGCGCAGCGCGACATCACCGTGGCCGTGGTGTCGCGTGCGCCGCTGGCCGAGCTGGCCGCCTTCAGGCTGCGCATGGGCTGGCGCTTCAAGTGGCTGTCGTCATACGCCAGCGACTTCAACCACGACTACCACGTCTCCTTCACCAAAGAGGAACTGGCCCGCGGCAAGGTGTATTACAACTACCGCATGACGGAAGGCTTTGAGGAAGGCTTTGACGAACTGCCGGGCGCCAGCGTGTTTTGCAAAGACGACCAGGGCAACATCTTTCATACCTACTCCACCTACGCGCGCGGGCTCGAGCTGCTGCTGGGAACCTACAGCTGGATAGACCTCACACCCCAGGGTCGCAATGAAGACAGTTTGCCTTTCACCATGGCGTGGGTGCGCCACCACGACAAATATGACAACTATGAAGGGGCGCCCAAGCCGGCCGCGCAGGCTGCCCCAGCCTGCTGCCATGCGGACGCCAGCGCCGCATGAGTGATACCGCCGGGACACCCAGGGCCACACGGCGCGAGTGGATTGGGCTTGCCGTCATTGCGCTGCCGTGCCTGCTGTACTCCATGGACCTGACGGTCATGAACCTCGCGGTGCCGCACATCAGCGCAGATCTCAAGCCCACGGGCGCGCAACTGCTGTGGATGGTGGACATCTACGGCTTCATGATTGCCGGCTCGCTGATCACCATGGGCACGCTGGGCGACCGCATTGGCCGGCGCCGGCTGCTGCTGATGGGGGCTGCCGCGTTTGGCATTGCCTCGGTGCTGGCGGCGCTCTCGACCACTGCCGGGATGCTGATCGCCACGCGCGCGCTGCTCGGCCTTGCCGGGGCGACGCTGGCGCCTTCCACGCTTTCGCTGATCCGCAACATGTTTCCCAATCCGGAGCAGCGCACGGTCGCCATCGGCGTGTGGATCACTAGTTATTCGACCGGCGGTGCGATAGGCCCCCTGGTCGGCGGCCTGCTGCTGGAGCATTTTTGGTGGGGTTCAGTGTTCCTCGTCAGCGTGCCGGTGATGGTGTTGCTGCTGGTGCTGGGCCCCGCGCTGCTGCCCGAATACCGCGATGCCGACGCGGGGCCGCTTGACCTGCCGAGTGCTGTGCAGTCGCTCGCTGCCGTGCTGGCTGTGATCTACGGCCTCAAGCGCATCGCCGAGGACGGTGTGGGTTGGCTGCCCGCCGTGTGTATCCTGGCGGGGCTGGCCATTGGCGCGGCGTTCTTGCGCAGACAGCGCACGCTGACCAGCCCGCTGATCGACCTGGCGCTGTTCCGCGCGCCGGCTTTCAGTGCGGCCCTGGTCATCAACACCCTCTCTTTCTTCGGCGCGTTCGGGGCTTTTCTTTTTATCGCGCAGTATTTGCAACTGGTGATCGGGCTTTCGCCCCTGCAGGCGGGCCTGTGGTCGGTGCCTTCGGCGCTTGGTTTCATCGTCGGTTCCATGCTGGTGCCGCTGATCGTGCGACACATCTCTTCGGGCCTGGCGGTCGTGGCTGCCCTGGCGCTTTCGGTCGTCGGCTTCGGTGTGCTCACGCAGGTGGGCGGCGCCTCCGGGCTGACCATCCTGGTGACCGGTTCGGTTATCTTTTCGCTTGGTCTGGCGCCGGTGGTTACGCTGGGCACCGACCTGATTGTCGGCTCTGCGCCGCCCGGGCGCGCCGGCGCAGCAGCGGCGATTTCAGAGACCAGTTCCGAATTTGGCGGTGCACTGGGCATCGCAGTGCTGGGCAGCGTCGTAACGGCCGTGTACAGCCATGCCATGGCCGATACCGTTCTCAGCGGTGTACCACCCGCCGCCATGCAGACGGTGCGTAGCACGCTGGGCGGCGCCGTGGCCGTGGCCGCGGAGTTGCCCGGCACCAGCGGCGCAGCGCTGCTCGATACCTCGCGTGACGCGTTTGCCCAGGCATTTCAGGTAACGGCCACGATCAGCGCGGCCCTGCTGCTGGCAACTACCATTCTGGCTGCCGTCATGCTGCGGCAGACGCGCACCAGTGCAGTGGGCTAACGCCAATACGGTTCAGTCAAGCCCTTGCCCCTGGTTTGTCATCCGGACTTGATCCGGGATCCATGGATGGCGGGCCAAGCCCGCCATGACAAGCCAAGGTTTTGGTCATTCCGACATTCCGATTCAAGGTGAATAACTTAACTGAACAGTATTGGGGCTAATGCCGCATGCAGATCTGCCTTGCTTCCGGCAAGCTCAACTGATTCTTCAATTGATTCTTCAATTGATTCTTCAATTGATTCAATTCAGAACAGAAGGAAGGACAAAAATGCTGCTCACAGACAAGGTCTGCCGTCATCTGACGGCGCAGGCGCGCCCCGCTGAAGTTCCCGTACGTCGCTCAAAGTCTCGACCAGCCGGAATAGGTGACCAGATCAGGGTGCGGTGAATCGCCGAACAGTTCGCGCAGGGCGATACACAACTCGCTGAGGTCATGGGTCTTGCTCATCACCAGGGCTGCCCCCGCATCGTGAGCGCTGGCCCTCAGCGCGTCATCCACGTAGCCCGAAATGATGATCACCGGCAGGTCTGCGCGCAGCCGCTTGATCTGCTTGAGCAATTCAATACCAGAATAGCCTTGCAAGCGGTAGTCGGTGACCACCGCATCACATCCGGACGGATCCGCCTTAAGGGCCGGCAGGGCGTCCCGGCCACTTTCATAGCAGGTGACCCGAAAGCCGGCATCGGACAGTGCCTCGCTGACCAGGCCCCGCATGGCTTGATAGTCGTCCACATAGATGATGTGCCTGAGGTCGGCGCCCGACGAGTGGGCCGCCGGAGTTTCCCTGGGCAGTGCGGTGGGAAGGTAAATATCAAAAGCGGTTCCCCGGCCCGGCTCCGGCGACGCGGTGATCATGCCATGGTGCTGGGCGATGATCTTGCTGATCTCGACCAGCGGAAGCCGGCGCGCACTCGAAGGCCTGTCGTCAATCTGCGTGGGTGCGGGCATCAGCCTATGGGCAGGGCCCGCTGTCACCCGGCTGCTGTTGCTGACGACCAGCCGCGCATAACGCCTGGGCGGGAGCCCGCCCTGCAATTTTCCCGCATCGGGGTCCAGCACGACGTCGTCCAGCAGCACCTCGCTCATCTCCACCACGATTTGTGTTGCCAGGCCGACCATGGAGTGCCACGCCACGATGAAAACACTCACCAGCGCCTGCTCCAGCCGGTCTGCATGCGCGCGCACCTGGGGGTGTTCATGGACCAGCTCAACCGCAAGCTCGACCTCGCCCGGAAGCAGGGCGCGAAAGCGCTGCAGGGCGTGCGCCACGATGGGCTCAAGCCCTTGATTGACCGGCCCGGCGGATTGTAGAAGGTCAGGATGCACGGAAGCCTTTCCAATGACCATGCGAGGTGGTGTCTTTCTGCGGCGACCGCAAGTGCTGGCAGCTTATTTCGCCTCGTTCCGCCTCGCGCGCCAGAGTGACAGCGTAGAACTTTTGGCTGAAGGCGTCAATGATCGCCTACCCGCTCGCTTTGAGCGCACGCCAGTACAACAAACGCCAAAACCCAATACAACCAAAACCCCGAAAACGGAAAACGCCCTGGGTTCAATCAAAGCGTGCGGCGCAGCGCGTCAAAGAAAAGCTCCGATTGCAAACGCTCACCCATGGTTTCCCCGGCCACGCGCTCGACAATCGCCGCATCGACCGGCACGAGGGGCCGGCCGGTGGACTGTGCCAGCACCTGCACCATGCAGGCCCGCTCCAGGTAGTAGAGGTCGTCATACGCATGGTCCATGCGCGCGCCGCAAACCACCACGCCATGGTTGCCCAGAAACACCACGTCCGCCCCCTGCATCGCCTTGGCAATGCGCAGGCCCTCGGTGGCGTCCAGCGCCAGGCCGTTGTAGTCCGCGTCAATGGCCACCCGGCCGTGAAAGCGCATCGCGTTTTGCGACAGCGTGGTGTCCAGTCCGCGGTCGGCCGTGAGCGTCAGGGCCGTGGCGTAAGGCATGTGAGTGTGCAGCACGCAGGCCTTGCGGGCATGGCCATGAATCGCACCGTGGATAAACATGGCCGTGGGCTCCACCTCACGATGGCCCGCCAGCTTGTTGCCTTGCACGTCAATCATCACGATGTCGTCCGCGCCGATCTCGCTCCAGAGCAGGCCACGCGGGTTCAGCAGAAAGCGGCCCGAGCCGTCCGGCAACTCCACGCTGAAGTGGTTGCAGACACCTTCGGCCAGCCCATGCCGCGCGGCGGCGCGCAAGGCCAGGGCGAGGTCGCTGCGCAGCTGGTGCGCCGCCTCAAAATCTTTCTGGTGTGAAACGGCGTGTGGCATGAAGGGGGCCTTTCTCAAAAATCAAACGCAGGGCCCCTCTTTATAGCGCTGCGCAAGGCCACCGGGGCAGGGCGTCAGAAATGCGGCGGCAGCTCGTCGCGCAGGCTGCGGCCCACCACCACGTCACCGTCGCGCACCGGCTGCTGCTTGAGTTCGGCAATCTCGTGTATCAGGGCATCAATTTGCTGCTGCTGGCGCACGATGACCTTGTCGAGCTGGTCCAGCAGGTCTTCGGTAAACGATGCCTTGATCTCCAGATCGGTCAGGCGCTGGTCGGTGTTGCTGGTGCTGGTGTCGTTGGCTTGTTCCATAGCTGTATTGGACATGAAGCAGTGGGTGGGTTTTAGAGGATCCCAAAAAAATCCGCGGCGATGGATATTGTTAAGCGTGTTGCTAACCCTTATTCGACGGGCACAAGTCGCCATATTTGTGATAGCGACTGAAGCGTGCCGGGCTCAATTGGCAGCTGGTTTGCCGACCCACAGGCGCTGCGGGCCTGGCCCTTCCGCCGCCAGCTTGTCGAGCGGGTTGCGCAGCCGACACCGGTCAATCGACAGGCAACCACAGCCAATGCAGTCGTCCAGTGTGTCGCGCAGTTTCTTGAGTTGTGCCATGCGTTCATCCAGCTCGGCCCGCCAGGCGCTTGACAGCCGTTCCCAGTCTGCGCGGCTGGGCGCCGCCGTTGCGGGCAGGGTGGCCAGTGCCGCTTCGATGTCTGCCAGCGCAATGCCCACCCGCTGCGCCACGCGGACGAAGGCCACACGTCGCAACACATCGCGTGCATAACGGCGCTGGTTGCCCTGCGTGCGGCCGCTGCTGATCAGGCCCTTGGCTTCATAGAAGTGCAGGGTAGACACTGCCACCCCGCTGCGGCGTGCCACTTCGCCCACGGAGAGCGTGGGCGCGAATCCAGCCTGTTCAAGTGAAATATTCATTCAATACCCCTTGACCTCAACTTTACTTGAGGTTTTAGACTTCTGTTTCTGCGTGCGAATCGGCGCGTATTTTTAACTTCCAAGGAGTTTCCCAAGATGCCCAGCGAATCCCCAGCCAATGCCAGCGCTCCTGTGTTTCGGGTTGATAAATTCCAGGTGCCGGCCGAATCGTTGACGCCCTTTATTGACCAAATTCAACACGTCCAGCGCACGCTGGGTACATTGCCGGGGTGCCGCCAAAAACATGTGCTGACGCAAACAGGCGGCCCCAGCGAGTTCAATGTGGTCACCATCGTCGAGTGGGCCAATGCCCAGGCGCTGGCCGCGGCCCAGGCCGTCGTCCAGAAGCAGCTGGCAGAAGAAGGCTTTGATCTGGCTTCCTTCAGGCAGAAGCTGAACGTGCGCGGCGACTCGGGCTTTTACAGCCAGGTCTGAATTGCCGTACCGCCTTGTTGAATACCCCCTCCGGCTGCTTGGAATCCCCCTGGCGCTGAACCTGCGCCCGCTTTTTACCAACACAATCCTGCTCCATCATGACCCAACTCTCTGCCTTCCCCATCACCCGGAAATGGCCCGCCCAGTATCCCGACCGGATCCAGCTTTACTCCTTGCCCACGCCCAATGGCGTCAAGGCATCGATCATGCTCGAAGAGACCGGCCTGCCGTATGAGCCTCACCTCGTCAGCTTTGAAACCCGTGACCAGATGTCGCCGGAATTTCTATCGCTGAGTCCCAACAACAAGATTCCCGCCATCCTCGACCCGAACGGCCCCGGTGGCAAGCCGTTGGCATTGTTCGAATCGGGCGCCATATTGCTGTACCTGGCCGACAAGTCCGGTCAATTCATGCCGCAAGATGCCGCCGCCCGCCACGAGACGATCCAGTGGCTGATGTTCCAGATGGGCGGCATCGGCCCCATGTTCGGCCAGCTCGGTTTCTTTCACAAGTTCGCCGGCAAGGCGTACGAAGACAAGCGCCCGCGCGACCGCTATGTGGCCGAGTCAAAACGCCTGCTCGGCGTACTGGAGCAGCGGCTGGAAGGCCGCAGCTGGCTCATGGGCGATAGCTACTCTATCGCCGACATCGCCATCTTCCCCTGGGTGCGCAACCTCGTCGGGTTTTACGAGGCGGGTGAGCTGGTGGGGTTTGACGGCTTCCCGAATGTGAAGCGGGTGCTGGAAGCGTTTGTTGCGAGGCCGGCGGTTGCCAGGGGCCTGGCGATACCGAAACGGGGTTGACGGCTGCGCGGGTTGGTCGATAGCTGGCGAACGGTTGTCGCTCGTCAGGCTTGCGCACAAAGACTCGGTTGGGTCACCGCTTCGTGGCCCAGTCCATGGCTCCACTCGAACCAGCCGCCGTCATACACGCTGATGCGCTCCCAACCCATCAGCCATGCGTAGTAAAACGCCACTGATGCGCGCCAGCCCGTGCCGCAGTAAAACGCTGTTTGTAGGTCGGGGTGTATGCCCTCTTCCGCCCAGAACTGGCATATCTCGCGGGCAGGCCGCATGGTGCCGTCCGGCCATTGAAATGCGCTCATGTTGTTCACATCGGCGCCATGGCCAGCCCGGCCCCAGCGTGCCCCCGCAATGTCGCCCCGGGCTTTGATGTAGCTGTAGCCAGAGGTCTTGCCGGTGAACTCATCCCACGTGCGAATGCTGGCCAGCGCCCCATCAGGCTGCGATAAAAGCGACTTCGCCTGGTGCCTGTTGATCAGGTACTGCGGACACCCCGGAAAGGCCGCACCAAAGCTGGCCGCTGGCGGGTGGCGCTGCGGCGCGCCTTCCGCACAGGGCAGCGCCGCGCGCAACCAGGCGTCAAAACCGCCGTCCAGCAAGCGCACATCCTTCACACCCGCATAAAGCATCAGGTGAGCGGCACGCGCCGCGGCCGTTGTGTTTCGGCCGTACAGGATCACCGTCGTGTCATGACGAATACCCAGGCCCAACAACAGTTGCAGCAAGGCCGAGTCGGGCACCTTGTTCCAGAACGGCCCTTCTTCCAGGCAGAGGGTGTCCAGGTAGGCGGCGCCGGGTATGTGGCTTTTTAGGAATGCGGTGGGCGCGCCGCAATCGACTTCCAGCAAACGCCAGTTGTTCGCCGGCGCGGCGCTCACGCTGACGCCCGCCATCAGCCCGGCGAGCCAGGCTGGCGTGATGAGCTGTTGCCAGCGTGGCGAGGCGACGTGAAAGAAGGGCAAAGCGCGTGCGTATTTTTGGAGGCCAGGATTCAGGCGATGCCCGAGCCAGTGGATTGCAATGAAGGGATAGATTTTCTCACGTCACGGCCGGGCGAACCCGCGCCCGTGCGGCAAGACCCCAGACTGTTGATGGAGTGGGCTATGGACCCAGTGAATACCTGTGAGAGAAGCTATCGTTTTGAGAGTGACTAGCGGGAATCTCCGATTAAATCAAGCGGCGCTGCCAAGGCCATTTGCAGAGTAATTTCATTGCCCTGATTTGCCTTGAACCCCAAGAAGGCATAGAGTGATTTCTCTTACGAAGGACCAACATGGCAACCAGCAGTCTTTTCGGCGGCCTGCACGCTCCCGAACATGTCCGGGGCAAGGACACCAACGCACTTGGCCCCAGCGACAACTCCGACAGCGGCAGCGATGCCCAGGGCGCCTACGGTGACGACGAAATGTCCAGCGACAGCGACGCCGTGGGCACTGGCGAGCGCGCGTCGGCGGGCGCAGGCATGGACCCGTCGGACGCAGACATCCTGCCCGACCATATTGAAGGGGAAGACGACGACGAGTCCTCGTCCGATGTCGACTCCGACTTTGACGCCGCCGTAGCCGACGTGCATGACCTGGCGGTGGATGAGTCGGATGAGGAAGATGAAGACAAGGACGGCTAGCAAGGACGGCTAGGGCTGAATTCGCGTGCCTTCCTGATGCCGGCCTGCCGGGCTGGCCCGGTTTCTTCCGCAAGTTCGCCGGAAAAAACTACGAGGAAACGTGCACGCCACCTGCAAGTTTTGAATCCAGATGTCTGCCAAGCGTGTCGCGCCTGTGGCCCATTGGCAATGGCGCGCTCTACATTCCGTAGGCGGCGATCGACGCTCCGGGCAAGTCGGAATCGTGCGCGGTGCTGTGTTGATTCACCACCGTGTGATCGAGCCGTTCAAAGAAGAACCGTGCTGCGGTATCCCCGTCGTGGCTCGCTCGTTGATCTGATCGGCGTCTCCTTGCGCTTTCGCAGCGGCCTGATTTGCCGTGACCAACTCTTGCAGTTTGGATATTTCAGCTTCAAGGTTGGCGATGCCCTTGGCATAGCTTGCTGTCACGCCTGTGCTGTCATTCAGGGCACCGCGCGCCTGCCTGTCGGCCAGGGTTTGCTGCAGCTGCGCGAGCTTGGCTTTGGGCGTTTCATCCTTGCCCAAGTCGGCCATACCCTGCCAGGCCTTCCCACCGGCGCCCTTGACGGCATCCCAGAAGGCTTCAATCGACCCTTTGTTTTCCTTGGCCATGGCCGCAATGGCATCCATGGCTTCGGTGGCCCGGGTCTGTACCAGCACGTCCGCTTCCTGCTGTTTTCCCTGCTCGGCAAGCGCATGGGCTTGCTGGTAGGTGACGACGGAGTCCCCATACGCGGCGATGGACGCTCCGGGCAGGTCGGATTCGTGCGCGGTGCTGTGTTGATTCACAACCGAGTGATCGAGCCGTTCAAAGATAAAGTGTCTTTCCGCAACTGTTTTGGTCTGAGCACGGGTCGGCGCGGCCACGGCGGCGCCTGCGTCGGGCACGCTTGAACCGCAGGCAACGAGCAGTCCACCGAGAATCACGACGCCTATCAGGCCGCAAGCTCTCAGCGCGATGGAAGCGATAGGCGGGCGCTGCCGTCCGCGGCTGAAGGTCCGTCTGAGCCCTCGAAGCAGCGGTGCCACGATCAAGCGATCGATTTCCTTAGCCCGGGTTTCGCGGGCTTTACGCTCAACTTGCTCTCGCAGGTTCAGGTTGCGGTTGCGGTTGCGGCGGTAAGCTTCGTAGATGACGTTTCCCATGGTGGTTTCTCCGGCATTGGGTTTCTTTGTCATATGCAGCTCCTGGTGAGAAGTGTCGTGGTGAAGTCCATCGCGCCAAGTGAGTGCGACCTCGCCGCGATGCGCACAGTGCGTCCTGGTCAGGTTGTGAGCTTAGGCAATCACCCTGGCCGCCGCGTCATCGGAAGCGATGATGCAAGGAGGTCCCTGGCCAGAATCAGGGTTTCCCTGACCCCGGATCGGGGGCCTGCCCCGATGGCCCGCTCTGCGCGCGGGCGATAAGGTGGGCCTCAGGTTCACGGCCCAAGAGAGGTCACCCGGTTCGATAGGAAAAGGAAAAGGTTAAGGGCATGGCTTCTCGACATTCTTCGGATAGCAAGGTTTTACCGTGATCGGGCTGGAGGGAGTTTCCGCTCAGGAGCTGTCCGACCTGATAGGGGCGATCTATGACTGTGCGCTCGATCCGCAGCGCTGGCCGGCCACTTGCCGAAAGGTTGCAGATCTCTGTGAAAGCACAGCGGGCGGAATATGCGTTCATGATCTGCGGCACGTGCAAAATGACCAGCTGTTCGTCTTCGGGTATCAGCCAGAATTTCTGGGGAAGTTGGGAAGTCACTACGCGGAAAGTCCCATGGCCGCTGCGGATGTCGTCTCGGATATCGGCGACGTCAGCGCCCTCTCCATGGAGCGTTACCAGCTGCTCGAAAGCCGGTTCTTTCGAGAGGTGCTAAAGCCGTTTGGACTGCTGGACATGATCTGGTTTCCCGCGTTGCGGACCGGAGGGCGCATGGCTTCCATGCATGCCTCCCGGAGCGAGACGGCCCCGCATTTTCAGCAGCGTGATGTCAGTCTGTTCAAGCTTCTTTCTCCGCATGTATGCCGAGCACTCGCCATCTCCGATGTGCTCGATATCAGGGCGCTCAGGTCGGAGATGCTCGAAAAAACGCTGGATGGACTTGTTGCCGGTGTTTTCCTCACGGCGCGCGATGGTCACGTCGTTTACATGAACCAGGCTGCCGAGCGCCAGATCAAAACCGGCAATTCGATTCGTCTCGTCAACAATCGGCTTTCTCCCACCGATTCCGCGGCGCGCGCTGCACTGTCGAAGGCGATTGAAGAGGCGGCGCGCGACGACGCCGAAATGGGTATGAGCAAACATTCCGTGGCGATTCCAGACAGCCTCGGCGGCGGCTACGTTGCGACCCTCCTGCCGATTGAGAGCGGTCAGCGCCGCGGCATTCTTGCACCGTTTGCCGCATCGGTCGCAGTGTTCACGCAGGATCCCGTTCAGGCGCCACTCATGCCGGGTGAGGCCTTCGCCAGGCTGCATGGGCTCACCGGCGGCGAACTGCGCGTGCTGCTGGCGCTTTCCCAGGGGCTGGGCGGCATGGAGGTGGCCGACATGCTCGGCATCGGCGAGTCGACTATTCGCACCCACCTGCAGCACATGTTCTCCAAGACCGGCACGTCCAGGCAGGCCGACCTCCTGCGCCTGTTGCATAACTCGGCGCCGCCGATTCGTACCCTGTCAACGACTGCCCATTGAGTCCAGAGAGTCCAGGGAGGCTGACCTCAATGGGCTGCACAGTCGACCTGCGGCCCGGTTCAAGGCGACGTTACTTTCTTCCGAGATATCATCAAGTCAATGCGACGAGTGCTCTTCATCTGCAGCAGGAATAGGCTTCGCAGTCCCACTGCAGAACGTGTGTTTTCAGCCATGCCCGATATAGAAACGGATTCCGCTGGCTTGGCATCGGATGCAGATTGCCCGGTAAGTTCCGACCAGATTGAGTGGGCGGACGTCATCTTCGTCATGGAAAAACGGCATCGCGTGCAGCTTGCGCAGAGATTCACGCGGTATCTTGAAGGAAAGAAAGTCGTGTGCCTGGATATTCAAGACAACTACGAGTTCATGCAGCCTGAGCTCATCTCATTGCTGGAGAAGAGAGTGCCACCCCACTTGCGGTAAAGAAGCCATTTCTCCAACTGCTTTGCAGCGGGCCATCCTGGACTCCTGATGCTTGACGCATCAGCAGGCAGACAAATCACGCGCCAGGTCTGGCCTCATGGGCTAAAAATACAGCCTCAACGCCTGAATTAAACCGACCCGCGAAGCGGGTTCGGCTCGAATGAATTGTTGTACGGCAATTACCTGAGCTTCACAGAACTCGCCCGCGGTAGGACCTGTTCAGG
Coding sequences:
- a CDS encoding helix-turn-helix transcriptional regulator → MIGLEGVSAQELSDLIGAIYDCALDPQRWPATCRKVADLCESTAGGICVHDLRHVQNDQLFVFGYQPEFLGKLGSHYAESPMAAADVVSDIGDVSALSMERYQLLESRFFREVLKPFGLLDMIWFPALRTGGRMASMHASRSETAPHFQQRDVSLFKLLSPHVCRALAISDVLDIRALRSEMLEKTLDGLVAGVFLTARDGHVVYMNQAAERQIKTGNSIRLVNNRLSPTDSAARAALSKAIEEAARDDAEMGMSKHSVAIPDSLGGGYVATLLPIESGQRRGILAPFAASVAVFTQDPVQAPLMPGEAFARLHGLTGGELRVLLALSQGLGGMEVADMLGIGESTIRTHLQHMFSKTGTSRQADLLRLLHNSAPPIRTLSTTAH
- a CDS encoding low molecular weight protein tyrosine phosphatase family protein, which gives rise to MRRVLFICSRNRLRSPTAERVFSAMPDIETDSAGLASDADCPVSSDQIEWADVIFVMEKRHRVQLAQRFTRYLEGKKVVCLDIQDNYEFMQPELISLLEKRVPPHLR